The DNA window ATATCATTCTGTATGGTTCCTGAAAGTTGTATCGGTGGTACCCCTTGTTCTTCGGCTGCGACAATATAGAACGCCATAATGGGCAAAACGGCTCCGTTCATCGTCATAGAAACCGACATTTCACCCAAGGGAATTTGGTCAAACAACACTTTCATGTCTTCGACTGAATCGATGGCAACACCTGCTTTGCCTACGTCGCCTACTACACGTTCGTGGTCAGAATCATATCCGCGATGGGTTGGTAAATCGAAGGCTATCGAAAGTCCTTTTTGTCCAGCGGCCAAGTTTCGGCGGTAAAACGCATTGCTTTCTTCGGCGGTAGAAAATCCGGCATATTGACGAATCGTCCAAGGTCGGCGCACATACATTGTGGCGTATGGTCCGCGTAAATTTGGCGCAAAGCCTGCTCCGAAATCGAGATGCTCTAGATTCTCGAGTTCTTGTTTGGTATAGGTTGATTTTACTGAGATACCCTCAGCGGTAAGAAAGCTTGCGTCATCTGATAGGTCACGTCCAGCTTCCAGCTTCCAGCTTTGAGCTTCCGACTTTTCTAATTTTATATGTTGGAGGTTTTTTCGTGTCATTTTTCCACAATTTTATACGTCCATTTTCTTTTGGTGTAATTTGAATTAAGCCCTTCGATTACTCCAGCGCTCATTGTCGTTCCCGCTCCAACCACAAAGAGTAAAAAGGCGGAGTCACTACCGCCACTCGCTGCGATTAAGGAGGCGCCTACAATGGCTAATCCTGAAATTAAAACGACGGTTTTGACTGTTCCCAGTACTTTGGGTTGGTTTTTAATGCTTTGCAAACTTTCCATCGCTACCTTATGATTGTTTACTGTAAAACTTACACTATCCGTTATTTTTAAATTTCCAATCCATTTTTTATGGTCTAAAGTTCTGATTTTGATGCGTTGGTTTTCTACAAAAACTTTTACTTTTCCTGTCTTGATGTTGGTTAGTTCCAATGTTCTCTGTTGGGAGAAAACTGTGAACGAAATGAATAATAATATTAAATAGATTCTATTTTTCATGGAGTAGGTTGGGGTTAATTTTCTTCCTTGAGTCGTTCTTGTTCTACTTTTTCGGCCAATCTTTTTTCGATGATGGGTGAAATTAGCGTTTTTCTCGGTTTTATTTTTAGGAAAGGATACAATTCCAGATTGTCTTTCATACTGTCTTTTTTGTTGGGGTATTTGTTGGTTCCTAGTAGAATTTCCTTGCCAGCATCGAATAGTTCTTGCTCTTTATCGGCGCTTTCCTGAATTTTTCTTTTGACGATTCCGTCGTTGAGCTGTTTGAGGAAACCACCATTGGCTTCAATCTCTTTGAAAAGCGTCAAGGCTTTTTCGGCCAATTGGTTGGTGAGACTGTCGATATAGTAACTGCCATCGGCCGGATTATTGACTTTGTCAAAATGGCTTTCGTGTTTGAGTAACAATAATTGATTTCGGGCAATTCGGTCGCCAAATTCGTTGTCTTTGTGGTATAGAGAATCATAAGGCAGATTGGAAATCACATCGGCGCCGCCTAAAATGGCACTCATACATTCGGTTGTGGTGCGCAACATATTGACATTGTAATCGTATAATGTTTTGTTGCGTTTGGTGGGCGAAACCATAATGTGGCAGTCGAAATGGTGGTCGTATTCTGTGGCAAGTCGATGGAATAGCAATCGCAAAGCACGTAGTTTGGCCATTTCAAAAAAGTAATTCGTTCCTACCGAAACTTCAAAAACGAGTGGCTGATTCAGCTCTGATACTCGGTTGAAATATTCGTTGGCGTGTGCCAAGGCATAGGCAATTTGTTGCACCATATTGGCCCCGGCATTTTGGTAAAGGCTTGCATTAATGCTAATAAACCCGCAGATGTTCGAAGGGGTCATTCGCAATACTTCGTTGAGGGTATCAAAATT is part of the Flavobacterium nackdongense genome and encodes:
- a CDS encoding methylmalonyl-CoA mutase subunit beta, with the translated sequence MKNLFDDFNPVSSKQWKQQIQFELKGADYNETLVWNSPEDIQVKPFYHKDEFAGAAAVKTKATHFKICQNIFVKDVEKSNGRAIDSIHRGAESLRFTIEDEKIDLAKLLQNLPLEHITIYFNLSFLSIDFIKKTALLAQEKKAKIYCNLDPIGQLAKDGNWFSTPEKTNFDTLNEVLRMTPSNICGFISINASLYQNAGANMVQQIAYALAHANEYFNRVSELNQPLVFEVSVGTNYFFEMAKLRALRLLFHRLATEYDHHFDCHIMVSPTKRNKTLYDYNVNMLRTTTECMSAILGGADVISNLPYDSLYHKDNEFGDRIARNQLLLLKHESHFDKVNNPADGSYYIDSLTNQLAEKALTLFKEIEANGGFLKQLNDGIVKRKIQESADKEQELFDAGKEILLGTNKYPNKKDSMKDNLELYPFLKIKPRKTLISPIIEKRLAEKVEQERLKEEN